The sequence AAGGGGGATGCATATGTTATCCAAAGAAATAATAGGCAAAGTATTATCCCAAGCTTTGAGGAGCGGGGGAGACTTTGCTGAAGTTTTTGTTGAAGATACAATGAATAATAATATAACGCTAACTGATGGCAAAGTAGATAGTATAGTTTCAGGGAGAAACTATGGTATAGGTATACGAATATTTAAAGGGTTTAGAAGTGTATATGCATATACAAATGAAAATAGTTTGAATCACTTGACTGAAGTAGCAGCTAAGGCTGCGTATGCACTTGGAAACATAGATGATAATCTAGACATTAACTTGAATCTTATCGAAAGAATAAATTCTAATATTCATCCTATAATCTATGTTCCTTCGTTTATTGAAAGCACTAAGAAGATTGAAAAGATGAAGCTAGCTTATAAATCAGCTAGAGGATATAGTGAAGAAATAAGTCAAGCTTCTGTAACCTATATGGACAAAGACCAAAAAGTACTTATTGCAAACAGTGAAGGTTTATATACAGAGGATAGAAGAATATGGACTAGGCTAGGAATTAGATCTGTAGCAAGTAATTCTAAAGAAAATCAATTAGGCACAGAAAATCCAGGAAGAATGATGGGATTTGAGATGTTTGATGTTGTAGATCCTGAGCATTACGGAAGAGAGGCAAGTAAATCAGCGGTTGCTATGCTTCATGCTAATTATTGTCCAGCTGGTAAGATGATGGTTGCTATAGAAAACGGCTTTGGAGGAGTTATATTCCATGAGGCCTGTGGGCATTCACTTGAAGCTACATCTGTTGCAAAGGGGAATTCTGTATTTTGTGATAAGTTAGGTAAACAAATAGCGTCTACAAAGGTGACCGCTATAGATGACGGAACATTACCTAACCTTTG comes from Clostridium fungisolvens and encodes:
- a CDS encoding TldD/PmbA family protein, which produces MLSKEIIGKVLSQALRSGGDFAEVFVEDTMNNNITLTDGKVDSIVSGRNYGIGIRIFKGFRSVYAYTNENSLNHLTEVAAKAAYALGNIDDNLDINLNLIERINSNIHPIIYVPSFIESTKKIEKMKLAYKSARGYSEEISQASVTYMDKDQKVLIANSEGLYTEDRRIWTRLGIRSVASNSKENQLGTENPGRMMGFEMFDVVDPEHYGREASKSAVAMLHANYCPAGKMMVAIENGFGGVIFHEACGHSLEATSVAKGNSVFCDKLGKQIASTKVTAIDDGTLPNLWGSLNIDDEGTKTRKNVLIENGILKSYMIDKLNARRMGMEPTGSSRRESYKFAPTSRMTNTYIANGNDRNEDIIKSIEYGLYAKKMGGGSVNPITGEFNFAVAEGYLIRNGQISEAVRGGSLIGKGSDILMDIDMVGQNLGHGQGMCGSLSGSVPTNVGQPLIRVKQITVGGR